Proteins encoded together in one Variovorax paradoxus EPS window:
- a CDS encoding DUF3309 family protein encodes MSLSFILLIVLILILIGALPSWGYSRSWGYGPSGGVGLIVLIVVILVLMGRI; translated from the coding sequence ATGTCCCTCTCGTTCATTCTGCTCATCGTCCTGATCCTGATATTGATCGGCGCGCTGCCGAGCTGGGGTTACAGCCGCTCCTGGGGGTATGGACCAAGCGGCGGCGTCGGCCTCATCGTGCTGATCGTCGTCATCCTGGTGCTGATGGGCCGCATATAG